A window of the Cytophagaceae bacterium genome harbors these coding sequences:
- a CDS encoding DoxX family protein, translating to MRNKQFNIPISIDFAVLTLRVIPSLFMLMHGYGKLMKLIAGDWSFADPLGIGEGLSLIITIFAELVLSIFVILGFMTRPALVVLMAVMTVAAFIVHHSDPWDVKEHAILFLSIYTAIFITGPGRISMDNRIFG from the coding sequence ATGAGAAACAAACAATTTAATATCCCAATTTCAATTGATTTTGCGGTTCTGACATTACGGGTGATACCTTCACTATTTATGCTTATGCACGGCTATGGCAAACTAATGAAACTAATTGCCGGAGACTGGTCGTTTGCCGATCCTCTGGGTATAGGAGAGGGTTTATCGTTGATTATCACAATTTTTGCTGAATTGGTTCTGTCAATATTTGTGATTCTTGGTTTTATGACCCGGCCTGCACTTGTAGTTTTGATGGCTGTGATGACCGTTGCGGCTTTTATTGTTCACCATTCAGATCCATGGGACGTAAAAGAGCACGCTATACTGTTTTTAAGTATTTATACCGCAATATTTATTACCGGCCCAGGCAGGATTTCAATGGATAACCGGATTTTTGGTTAA
- the purN gene encoding phosphoribosylglycinamide formyltransferase, translating into MKKLAIFASGSGSNAENIFNYFIENKEIEISLILTNNPQAGVIERANRMNIPVVIFNRNTFSKSDKIVELLKNQGIDWVILAGFLWLIPKNLIESFPEKIINIHPALLPKFGGKGMWGHHVHEAVVTQKEKESGITIHYVNEKYDEGKVIFQAKCTVNETDTADTVAEKVHQLEYEHFPKIIEKCVFD; encoded by the coding sequence ATGAAAAAACTAGCAATATTTGCTTCCGGTTCAGGTTCAAATGCAGAAAACATATTTAATTATTTCATTGAGAATAAGGAAATTGAAATTTCATTAATTCTGACAAATAATCCACAAGCAGGAGTGATTGAAAGAGCCAACCGAATGAACATTCCGGTGGTAATTTTCAACCGAAACACATTTTCAAAATCTGATAAAATTGTAGAACTTCTTAAAAATCAAGGTATTGATTGGGTTATTTTAGCAGGTTTTTTATGGTTAATTCCTAAAAATTTGATTGAATCTTTTCCTGAAAAAATAATTAATATTCATCCGGCATTATTACCAAAATTTGGCGGTAAAGGCATGTGGGGGCATCACGTACATGAGGCGGTAGTAACTCAGAAAGAGAAAGAATCAGGTATAACCATACATTATGTTAACGAAAAATACGATGAAGGAAAGGTGATTTTTCAGGCCAAATGCACTGTAAACGAGACCGATACTGCTGATACAGTAGCTGAAAAAGTCCATCAGCTTGAATACGAACATTTTCCTAAAATAATAGAAAAATGCGTTTTTGATTAA
- a CDS encoding geranylgeranylglycerol-phosphate geranylgeranyltransferase: MYPNIKNFARLIRYPNLLIIAVTQLLVRIFLIKNQEIPFYKDYLFLIMVVSTLLVAGSGYIINDYFDVKIDRINKPDEVIVGNTIKRRTALLFHQILSGVALILAFFLGWKTLAINVFSITTLWLYASILKKKTFIGNLIVALLTSLSIAQIAVYFEPENKLVYIYALFAFFINLIREIIKDIEDIRGDKTHGAKTLPIVYGIRKTKYLIYFLLFVFVVFVILLTFEIGNLKIFTVFSIIGLFIIYLIYKLVNADRKKHFAFLSRWCKIIMLIGMGSIALF; encoded by the coding sequence ATTTACCCTAATATCAAGAACTTCGCCCGCCTCATAAGATATCCCAACCTTCTGATAATTGCTGTGACGCAACTATTGGTAAGAATTTTTTTAATTAAAAATCAGGAAATACCTTTCTACAAAGACTATTTGTTTCTAATAATGGTGGTTTCTACACTTTTGGTGGCTGGCAGTGGATATATTATTAATGACTATTTTGATGTAAAAATTGATCGAATCAATAAACCTGATGAAGTGATTGTAGGCAATACCATTAAAAGGAGAACGGCCTTACTTTTTCATCAAATTCTTAGTGGTGTAGCTTTGATATTGGCATTTTTTCTGGGATGGAAAACCCTGGCTATCAATGTTTTTTCGATTACAACATTATGGCTCTATGCATCGATTTTAAAGAAAAAAACATTTATTGGAAACCTCATTGTAGCACTTCTAACCTCTCTTTCGATTGCACAAATCGCAGTATATTTTGAACCTGAAAACAAACTGGTTTATATCTATGCCCTGTTTGCGTTTTTTATTAATCTTATCAGGGAAATCATCAAGGATATTGAAGACATCAGAGGGGATAAAACACATGGAGCCAAGACATTACCAATTGTCTATGGCATAAGGAAGACCAAATACCTGATCTATTTTTTACTTTTTGTGTTTGTTGTATTTGTGATATTATTGACATTTGAAATAGGAAATCTCAAAATATTTACTGTTTTTTCTATTATCGGGTTATTCATTATATACCTGATTTATAAACTGGTAAACGCAGACAGGAAAAAACATTTTGCTTTTTTAAGTCGCTGGTGCAAAATCATAATGCTCATAGGGATGGGAAGCATTGCTTTATTCTAA
- the bshA gene encoding N-acetyl-alpha-D-glucosaminyl L-malate synthase BshA translates to MKIGIVCYPTFGGSGVVATELGKALAQRGNEVHFITYSQPIRLDFFNENIFYHEVNISNYPLFEYPPYESALAGKMVDVVKYAKLDILHVHYAIPHATSAFLAKQILKLEGINIPVITTLHGTDISIVGRDPALSPIVTFGINNSDGVTAVSEDLKKDTFKSFKITNEIEVIYNFVDLTRFYKQKKDHFKSLICPNNEKLLVHASNFRKVKRVEDIIRAFAKIRLEVPSKLLMVGDGEERQKMEELCRKLDLCEDVRFIGKLDAIEEVLSVADLFLMPSEKESFGLAALEAMACEVPVISSNIGGLAELNIHGETGFLSNVGDIDDMVKNAIFVLKDENLPIFKKNALQRAKLFDLNLIVPKYESFYKTIMKKMAK, encoded by the coding sequence ATGAAAATAGGAATAGTTTGCTATCCAACCTTTGGTGGTAGCGGAGTAGTAGCCACCGAGCTTGGAAAAGCTCTGGCTCAAAGAGGAAATGAAGTACACTTTATTACATATTCGCAGCCCATCAGACTTGATTTTTTTAATGAAAATATTTTTTATCACGAAGTAAATATTTCCAACTATCCACTTTTCGAATATCCTCCTTATGAGTCAGCTTTGGCCGGCAAAATGGTGGATGTAGTAAAATATGCCAAATTAGATATACTTCATGTGCATTATGCCATACCCCACGCTACTTCTGCGTTTTTAGCAAAACAAATTTTAAAGCTTGAGGGAATAAATATACCGGTGATAACCACTTTACATGGAACCGATATCTCGATTGTGGGCCGTGATCCGGCTTTGAGTCCAATAGTAACTTTTGGAATCAATAATTCTGATGGCGTTACTGCTGTTTCTGAAGATTTGAAAAAGGATACTTTTAAGTCTTTCAAAATCACAAATGAAATAGAGGTTATCTACAATTTTGTGGATTTAACCAGGTTTTATAAGCAGAAAAAGGATCATTTCAAGAGTTTGATTTGCCCTAATAATGAAAAATTGCTTGTACACGCCTCCAACTTCAGAAAAGTAAAACGTGTGGAGGATATTATCAGAGCATTTGCAAAAATCAGACTGGAAGTGCCGAGTAAACTTTTGATGGTGGGCGACGGTGAAGAAAGACAGAAGATGGAGGAACTTTGCCGAAAACTCGATTTATGTGAGGATGTAAGGTTTATTGGTAAATTGGATGCTATAGAGGAAGTATTGTCGGTTGCAGATTTGTTTTTGATGCCTTCCGAAAAAGAAAGTTTTGGTTTGGCAGCCCTTGAAGCCATGGCCTGTGAAGTACCTGTGATATCCTCAAACATTGGAGGTCTTGCTGAATTAAATATCCACGGGGAAACCGGTTTCCTGAGTAATGTAGGCGATATTGATGATATGGTAAAAAATGCTATTTTTGTATTGAAAGATGAAAACTTACCAATATTTAAGAAAAATGCACTTCAGAGAGCCAAGCTATTTGACCTGAATCTGATTGTGCCTAAATATGAGAGTTTTTACAAAACAATAATGAAAAAAATGGCTAAATGA
- a CDS encoding TlpA family protein disulfide reductase: MKKVFFLLFISFHVFAQDILFLNVDSTDIFVIKSSENIELKKMLENPENLTFMIDFSEKYHQDFNSAMINSKLLSTNIDELEMELFDKKQSQMKFLNDSKDKINPDLYTLISNEIKFNYWYQIFAFPIIRGNADQGFKKVVSLPTVISEGLNENMINDDNLLKISSFRSLLYYYLTYQNSSKRKFEKYSDNLQATHDKSDYALNHFKGEVLDYLLADLLNHHKALLTQNLTKNILGQIKDKQYKKYLEGGFLETVVKNEEISNKIKAEEAANSIKNDWQDMLTVEGKPFDMSKYLGKVVYIDFWASWCGPCRKEMPFSKEMHESLTPAQKEKIVFLYISIDEKEEAWRTGMEKLGLNIFQNAFATGAWAAKVVQKFKITGIPRYMIMDKSGKVIKMDASRPSNPDTLKELILLAN, encoded by the coding sequence ATGAAAAAAGTCTTTTTTTTATTATTTATCAGTTTTCATGTATTTGCTCAGGATATTTTATTTCTGAATGTTGACAGCACTGATATTTTCGTTATTAAATCCTCTGAAAATATTGAACTCAAAAAGATGTTGGAAAATCCTGAAAATTTGACATTTATGATCGATTTTTCGGAGAAATATCATCAGGACTTTAATAGTGCGATGATTAATTCCAAACTATTAAGTACCAACATTGATGAACTCGAAATGGAATTGTTTGATAAAAAACAAAGCCAAATGAAGTTTCTAAATGATTCCAAGGACAAAATCAATCCGGACTTATATACTTTGATTAGCAATGAAATAAAATTTAATTACTGGTATCAAATATTTGCTTTTCCAATTATTAGAGGCAATGCGGACCAAGGTTTTAAAAAGGTTGTTTCCTTACCAACAGTAATTTCAGAGGGATTAAACGAAAATATGATCAATGATGATAATTTGCTCAAAATCAGCTCTTTCAGGTCCTTGTTGTATTATTATTTAACTTACCAAAACTCTTCAAAACGAAAATTTGAAAAATATTCTGACAACCTTCAGGCTACTCATGATAAATCAGATTACGCTTTAAATCATTTTAAAGGAGAGGTATTGGATTATCTGCTTGCCGATTTATTAAATCACCATAAGGCACTTCTTACCCAAAATTTGACCAAAAATATTCTCGGCCAGATCAAAGATAAACAATACAAAAAATATTTGGAAGGTGGTTTTTTAGAGACAGTTGTAAAAAATGAAGAGATTTCCAACAAAATCAAAGCCGAAGAAGCCGCTAATTCTATTAAAAATGATTGGCAGGATATGTTAACCGTGGAAGGTAAGCCTTTTGATATGTCAAAGTACCTGGGCAAGGTGGTTTATATAGATTTTTGGGCCAGTTGGTGCGGGCCTTGTCGTAAAGAAATGCCGTTTTCAAAAGAAATGCATGAAAGTCTGACCCCGGCTCAAAAAGAGAAAATTGTGTTTTTGTATATTTCTATTGATGAAAAAGAAGAAGCATGGCGAACAGGGATGGAAAAACTGGGTCTTAATATATTTCAAAATGCATTTGCCACAGGAGCCTGGGCCGCAAAAGTAGTGCAAAAATTTAAAATCACCGGAATCCCCAGATACATGATCATGGACAAATCAGGCAAAGTAATAAAAATGGATGCCAGCCGGCCTAGCAACCCTGATACGCTAAAGGAACTCATTTTGCTGGCAAACTGA